The Kaustia mangrovi genome has a segment encoding these proteins:
- the bmt gene encoding betaine--homocysteine S-methyltransferase, producing MSRFHELLAERDWLLADGATGTNYFHMGLQSGDAPELWNIDHPDRVRSLHRSFIAAGSDIVLTNSFGCNRYRLKLHAAEDRVAELNGAAARNARAEADAVDRPVLVAGSMGPTGEIYAPVGPLDEADGAAAFAEQAQALADGGADLLWIETISSCEELRAAVSGAAVAGLPIVVTMSFDTNGRTMMGLTPEDFAGIASGLEPVPAAIGANCGTGAAELVVAVLAIAAAAPGAVVVAKGNCGIPRYVDGHVHYTGTPEVMADYARLALDAGARIIGGCCGTSPEHLAAMHAALSAHERGPRPSVETIVERLGEVSALSRGEAPPSRAGGERRRRRPARSPAR from the coding sequence ATGTCCAGATTCCACGAACTCCTTGCCGAACGCGACTGGCTCCTGGCCGACGGGGCCACGGGAACGAATTATTTCCACATGGGGCTTCAGTCCGGCGATGCGCCGGAATTGTGGAATATCGACCATCCCGACCGCGTGCGCTCGCTCCATCGCTCTTTCATCGCGGCTGGCTCGGACATCGTCCTGACCAACAGCTTCGGCTGCAACCGCTATCGCCTCAAGCTCCATGCGGCGGAGGATCGCGTGGCCGAGCTCAACGGTGCCGCGGCCCGCAATGCCCGGGCAGAGGCCGATGCCGTCGACCGGCCGGTTCTGGTGGCGGGCTCCATGGGGCCGACCGGCGAGATCTACGCGCCCGTCGGTCCGCTCGACGAGGCCGACGGCGCGGCCGCCTTCGCCGAACAGGCGCAGGCGCTTGCCGATGGCGGCGCCGACCTTCTGTGGATCGAGACGATCTCCTCGTGCGAGGAGCTTCGCGCGGCGGTCTCGGGCGCGGCGGTGGCCGGGCTTCCTATCGTCGTCACCATGAGCTTCGACACCAACGGGCGCACCATGATGGGGCTCACGCCGGAGGATTTCGCCGGCATCGCCTCAGGGCTCGAGCCCGTACCCGCCGCCATCGGCGCCAATTGCGGCACGGGGGCGGCCGAGCTCGTCGTCGCCGTGCTCGCCATCGCCGCCGCCGCGCCGGGCGCGGTGGTCGTGGCGAAGGGCAATTGCGGCATTCCCCGATATGTGGACGGCCATGTCCACTATACGGGAACGCCGGAGGTGATGGCCGACTATGCGCGGCTGGCCCTCGATGCCGGGGCGCGCATCATCGGCGGGTGCTGCGGCACCTCGCCGGAGCATCTCGCCGCCATGCACGCAGCCCTCAGCGCCCATGAGCGCGGCCCGCGCCCGAGCGTGGAGACGATCGTGGAACGGCTCGGCGAGGTCTCCGCCCTGTCGCGCGGCGAGGCCCCGCCATCGCGCGCCGGCGGCGAGCGGCGGAGGCGGCGCCCCGCGCGCTCGCCGGCACGGTGA
- a CDS encoding corrinoid protein: protein MSEEELDLRSLNDEELVQQMHDDLYDGLKEEVEEGVNILLERGWAPYKVLTEALVEGMRIVGIDFRDGILFVPEVLLAANSMKAGMSILRPLLAETGAPKVGKMVIGTVKGDIHDIGKNLVSMMMEGAGFEVIDLGINNPVENYLEAIEEHQPDILGMSALLTTTMPYMKVVIDAMKEKGVRDDFIVLVGGAPLNEEFADAIGADGYCRDAAVAVEMAKDLIARRHNQSKAAASA, encoded by the coding sequence ATGAGCGAAGAGGAACTCGATCTCCGGTCCCTGAACGACGAAGAGCTCGTCCAGCAGATGCACGACGACCTCTATGACGGCCTCAAGGAGGAGGTCGAGGAGGGCGTGAACATTCTGCTCGAGCGCGGCTGGGCGCCCTACAAGGTTCTCACCGAGGCGCTGGTGGAGGGTATGCGCATCGTCGGCATCGACTTCCGCGACGGTATCCTGTTCGTGCCGGAAGTGCTGCTTGCGGCCAATTCCATGAAGGCGGGCATGTCGATCCTGCGCCCGCTGCTTGCCGAGACGGGCGCGCCCAAGGTCGGCAAGATGGTCATCGGCACGGTGAAGGGCGACATTCACGACATCGGCAAGAACCTCGTCTCCATGATGATGGAGGGCGCGGGCTTCGAGGTGATCGATCTCGGCATCAACAATCCGGTCGAGAACTATCTTGAAGCCATCGAGGAGCACCAGCCGGACATTCTCGGCATGTCGGCGCTCCTGACCACGACCATGCCCTACATGAAGGTCGTGATCGACGCCATGAAGGAGAAGGGCGTGCGCGACGACTTCATCGTTCTGGTCGGCGGCGCGCCGCTCAACGAGGAATTCGCCGACGCCATCGGCGCTGACGGCTATTGCCGCGATGCCGCCGTCGCGGTGGAGATGGCCAAGGACCTGATCGCGCGCCGGCACAACCAGAGCAAGGCGGCCGCCTCGGCCTGA